The nucleotide window ATCTCCAGCTGGATGCTCTGGCTCATCAGGCAGTATGAAACGCTGGATTGGTTCGAGTCTGAAATGTCAGCTCCAGTATATGAGTGGGCAGACAGGGTGAGAAGATAGGGTGACTGAGCAATGGGACTTGATGTCACTTGTGTTGGAGATAAGCAAGCATGGGGCCTAATGCCTcccacagaggtcagaggtcttCATGGATGAACACAACTGAAGGTTCAAGACAAAAGACTgaaacagaaaagaaaaactAGAACAGGCCAATGGATGGTTTACATGTACACTGTGCCAGAGCTTCTCTGCTTTGTGAACAGACATCCCTAACCGGGCTGAGTGGAGCTGTCTCAAAGGTGCGGTTTGAGAAGAGTCTCTCTCACTGACAAAGGAATGCACAGAAATTGGTCAGAGAGAGGGTCGTTGgtcaacacttgagttaaaaaatGATCTGATAACAAATGCAGCTTTGCACCAATGTGACACCTATGGCTGGTGTAAATAAAGAGCTCCCAAAGAGCCTGTTTACACCTCTCCTCAGGCCTCACTGTTGAGAGTCAGCACAGGTGTCTCCTCAAACTAATGAACATATTAGCTGGGTCTGCGCCCGGCCTGATTGCTTTGAGGTGTTTTATTATGATAACACAATTCTGATGAATCAAAAGAATATCCACCCTTTTCATCAAGAGGAGTTCATTAAAACGTCCACAATCCTGGACTCAGCTGGTTAACATGGACTCTCGCCCCCAACCTCAAATCCACTTTCCCACATTGAGGAGTCGAGCACCAAACTGATGGGAGACACCTCTGATAATTAGCAACTGTTGCCTTGGCTTCCTGACATGGGCTTGCACACAAGTAGCATATCCTTTAGTCGCTGTCGAGAGATACGGAACAATGCTTTCGccagaacacaacaacaacaacagtgtcAAAAGCAGCGGGACATGTGACAGAGAACGGGGAGGATGAGGGTTTACCTGTGTTGCTCCATGGCCTCCCTGCTGTGCAGCTGCAGGCCACAGTCTCCGCAGGGCTGGGCCTCGGCCTGCCCCTCGCGCCTCATCCCCGCTGCAAACTGGCCCAGCCTGCTGAGCAGCTCCCTGTGGAGCAGGCCCTGGGGCAGCAGACCGCCATAGGCCCTCATGTCCAGGGACATGGCCAGGGATGGGGACATGGAGACGGGCACCGGCACCATCCCCTCCCCTATGTGATTGGGGGCCATGGAGTAGAGCGAGGCCAGGTGTTTCTCGGCCAGGCCTGGGAGGCTCTCCAGGGCACTGCCTGCCGACGGGACTCCCTCCTCCTGACCCGAGTGGAGCTCTCGGGCGCTGGTGATCACGCTGCCTCTGAGGGGGGTCCCGGGGCTCTGCTCTCTGGGCTGGTCGGACTCGAAgcccccttctccatctctggaGGATCTGCTTCCGTAGCTGTTGGCCTCGTCCACCTGCATGTCCTCGGTCTTAATGCTCTTGGTCAGGGTAGAGGAGGGACTGCGGCCTAGATCGAAGCTCTTCTGCTGGGAGAGCTCGCTGCCCTCCCGGCTGGCCTCTGCATCCTGCCGTGTGGAGCCTGTTCCTGGGGGATCTGAACCGGGGGAAGCCGGCTCGGCCATGTGGTAAAGCGTCAGGTACGGCCCCGACGGGCTGCAGTCTTTCTCCTGTTTGGAATGCTTCTTGGAGTTCAGCATGTTCCTCCAGTGTCTGGCCCTGCTGTGGTCGCCCTCACCCGGGATCTGGTTCCTGCCTCCCGGTTCCTGGTTCTCCTCTGACTGGATGGTCTCCAACACCTTCAGGCACTGTTCCTCCAGATACTCGATCTCCAGGATCTCAGCAGCGTACAGCAAATCATCCAGGTCTTCCACGGTGGCCTGCAGGGAGGCCGTGTATGCGTACTCTAAGATCTGCTGGAAGGTCTTGGGCGACAGGAAGTCCAGAGCGTAGCGCAGGCTGCTACGGTGGAAGAGGATCTCAAACATCTTGCTGGTGCAGGCTAGGATGGAGCGGTGAGCCGGGAACTCCTGGCCATCCACGgtgatgatgacatcacagagcgTGCCTGTCAGACGCATCTCATTGGCCCTCTGCAGGAGTGTactggggtgggtggggttgtGGAGTTGGAGCATGCCCATGGTAGACGTATCCTCTATGCCTCCAACCACCTTGGAGCCCACGCATGAGGTGTGACTCTCCCACCTGccttcaatgtgtgtgtgagtctggagaggtggaggaggaggagcagaggggagataTTAACTTACACCGACGATACTTATGCAATTGCCATTAAGtcaacatatatattttttattatatctTGACAGTATATTCCTAAAGTTTGAAAATGATTATGAAATGTCATTATCATAATACAATTTGTTACAAGCAATAtaaatgttatatatatatatgatttatATTGTTGAAATTAATCCAAAAGGACGTTTTAAAACGTCAAACGAAAGAACAGGATGCACATAACATCACAATAAGACTTATGATGCACGTGCCACTGTCTATTTCTCGGTCTGCTTGTGATTTGCACTGTCAAGGCTAGGCAATGAAGTCTTCAACTTGTCATCAGATAAAAGCCATCATGACATCAGTTGCACAGGGGGAAAATAATGTGTGCAGGCAGGCAACAGGTTACCGCCTGATTTCGGAGCATGCAGCTGGCTACAGTCTACGCGCTCTGATGCGTCTATAGTCTTCTGGTGGGATGCGTTAAAACCTAAGCGGGCACAGCTCTACCACTACTGGTTCCGAATTTACTTCAGttttcaatgtaaaataaatacttTAGATAAAATGTATAATACGTGACGAATAGTGAAAAGATTAATGAGAAATTGCATTATTTTCTGTCGTTTGTGGCCCATGTCTGAGGGTGGTGACCGCTCCTGACCGACAATGTCCAATGGTCACTATTCCAAATGAAGTAGATGAATGTACAACTTCAGTTTTGCACAATACGTTTGTAAAACATATCCCACACTGCAAACTCACAGTTCAGTGGCCTGAGACTAATGGTCTATACCTTGAATGGTATGGGCAACCTTGAATGGCTTAGACTGATCCCTCAACACTGAGCGCATCAGCTGCAGAACACGCTCCCATCATAAATCCCAAATTCTCACAGTCAATTTGAAACTGTTGGATTATATGACAACAACCAACGGGTAGAGGGAATATTTTTGGCTCGCGTTTTGAATTTTTGAGTTTTTAGCTCCTCGATTAAACTACTGGGTGCGCAAAAACTTCAACGTGTGCGATGTATTAAATTACAGTGCTTATCTGGCATGTTATGCGTAACAATAGCGATATCAAAGCATTTTACGCAATAAATCATAAATCAATGGCCAACATCGTATTTTAAACACAACATTGTAGACTGTATAGCGGGATTCATACATTCGCGTCTTGTATCATTCAATTGTAAAAGAGCATTGCGATTCATTTGTAAAAACTTTAAGATACTACTCCTTACCTTAATTGCCCCGTGTCTTCCGTCTATTTCTTTATCATTCAGGCAACATCATGGTAAGGCAGTTCACAGTACCCGCTCCGGACGCCCTCCTGCTCCAAATAAGCAAATCATCACCCGCGCGGCGTCAGAGCTTTGAATGATTGTCCTGTGTTCCAGGGCGCTCTCTGAGCTGCAAACAGAGACATCTACAGGGCAGCTGTCGGCACGACCTGGGTTTAGGAGGGAGGGGTTTTATTAAGTGCTGTTCTGTTTGGATGCTTTGTCACATCTATGAACGACATCAGCAGAAGAGCAGAACTTAAGTTACTTCACTTGTAGGAGAATGTTAAAATCATTACCAGACATATTTGATGTGATAGCCAAGCCTATGACATTCCTATACGGTTTTGCCGATGTGCCAAGATAGGGAGACTCTTGAAACGAGTCTTTGTTTAATAATCTCATTTAAGCCAAGCATGCGTGCAGCCACGTTCTCCAAACAGTACCAAATATAACGCGCTCAAACTTCATATTCAACAAATGTATGCCCTCGCAAAAactattttcatgaaaatccaCGTTGTAATCTTATCTTGTTTCCTTATTCACAAGAAATACAATCATTACATACGAGCCTTGTTTATTTATGAATCTTACTAATTGTCTCACAGCAGCTGGACCATTGATATTGAGATTTTACGAGTGAAGAACACTGACCAGCAGGATATGTATTGAATTTTATGCCATCTAGTGCAGACAAATATGTACTGCATCTAATTGATTCACAATAGACTTCGACCTTCAAGCACACGTGAGTTTTCAAAaccttgttttattttgtaaatggGTTAGTACTCAGACTGTACACCACTGAGAGATTTTCTGAGTTGAACCCAGAAAAAAGAGTATCTTTGCCAGGGGGCGGGTTGCTAACGCAGCACCTCCGAATGATTCAACAGGTGATGTTTAGTTATCCAGTTACATTAAAGTGCCAAGGGCTTGACCGTATTTTACATCACCTTTGGCATTTACAACATATTCAGgattcaataaaaataaaagtcagATAACCATCCCACCTTCTGTCCATGGAATCATCCTCAGTACAGGCAAACACTGTCAGTGACTGCTTTTGTACAAAATCAATGTCAACTCTAAAACAGATTTTCAGAACACTTGAACCACAACAGGGGAAGAAAAACGAAACATGGTCAACATAGGTATCTGGGCTGAAGTTACATGTTATTAAGGTTTAATTGAATTCATGCCAAGACTCAAAACACATCTCCCCTGCACTACTGGTCATTATAAATAGTGCTATGATGGGAGACTTTGACAACATTACACACTAGATCTTTCTTTTAATCCATTTCTTGTATCATCATTTTTAATACACTACAGCATATAAAAAGGCTTTTTTTTCACAACAAAGCTATGCAGATATTATTGAAACTGATGACAAGACAATCAATTGACACAGTCACAGTGCACAAGCTTGCAGTCAGGAGTGGAGTAGAAGATAGCTCCAGATTTACAGAGTACCAAAAAAATGCCTTTTTTTAAAGATTTGTGTTAAAAACACGATTGAATGGATGATAGAGATAAGCACGGCACCTGCCTTCTCCAGATGAGAACATCCTCATCATAGTTGATACTAAAAGGATGGAGTGCTATACATCAAGTTTATGATGACATTCACTTTGATCTGGGTTCTTCAATCCTTGTCCATGAGAACCACGGGCTCTGCTGAGGTTCCACATTTCTCTGCCAACACTCGGAACCCTTTGTTCTACAGGTAAGATAGCTGCTCcacgtgtctctctcctcaggggACATAAGGACTTCACGGGGACCGGAGTGACTGACCAGTATGTGGACCTGCAAGTTCTGCATCACAAAGCTTAGCAGGCCAAGAAATGCCCATCTGATCCTATGTTGTCTAACAGGGAGGTTTGTGTTTGAAAGCCAACCCCACTGTACATCATACAAAGTACAGAGTGTTCATGGCCACACCCTTCTTGAGAGTAATCAAATCCATACACATGTTttgatagctagctacatgACAACAATCTGGATGTTTAAAACCACCCACCCCCTTAACAGACGAGAAAAATATTGAACATTACAACCATTTGAAAAtctgacatgcaaacacactatTCTATTAGACTAGCCCTCAAATTATTGaagataaaaaaatacaaataattttaCATTTGAACGATGTAAcatgaaaataataaaataacatCTATATAGAGTCAATCTCTTAATATATATCATGTATAATCCAATGTTTAAGTGCAACCAGACTTCAAACAATTACCACTAACTCagtgtagtaaaaaaaaagaaaacaaaagactTGTTTGTCTCTTAAAAATGCTTCATGTGATTTGAAATTAAACGTAAAACAGTGTTCTTTAGTATTTCATGGGAGAAGCAAACTGTAATGGAATGATAAACTAAACAGAAACGCAGCACAGTCAGAGAGTACTGCGATGATTCTCATGCTCGTCTATGTGTGCTGGAGATGCAGTTAAGGGCACTGGAAATGCTGCTGCAGCCACGAGGAACGCCAGAGCCTCGCCCACCCATCATGCTTTGCTCTCGCTGGCGTTTAGACGTGCGATGTCGTTGAGTTCTCCTGTCACCTCTGACAGGGCTGTCTTCGTGTCCGCCTCCTCTTTAGTCTTTTCCTCGCATATCATCTTCCTGGAATGGAGAAAAGTTGTGTAGTcaacccctcacctccatcacccAGTAACAGACCAGCAGAAACAAACATGTATCTCCAGTACACTACGGCAATGAGTCAGCAGTTAGTTCCTGAGAATCCTGAGTTTGTTGCCATGTTGACTATGTCTTGTTAGGAGGAGACTGAGCCTGTCTGAGGCAGAGTGGGAGAGATAACCCCACATGTGACGGGAGCCTTAAGGCCTGATCCGGCCTCCTCCCTCAGGCCCACAGCCCTGCTGATGGCCCCAGCTgggcttcctcttcttcctcctctctctagtTAAGCTGCAGAATCAGTGAGAGTGGCCAGCAGACATGACCACCACTACCACAACAGACAGAATCGGTCACACTACAATACTGCACAACTACCAatagactgtacacacacacacacacacactcacacgcacgcatacactcAGAATAACTACAGGGACTTGCACTAGCGTTCTATAACACCATTGCACGACACGCTTCACTACAAATGACCCACAATCATACAAATTCCTTTTCTGTGAGCAATGGCAAGATGCGGAGTGAATGGGCATACGGTCagacgcgcgcgcacacacacagacacacacacacagacacacacacacagacaaacacacacacacagaaggagatAAACCTCTAGAGGGCGCCATACTCGTTGTGGACCGCAGCCTTGGCCAGAGTGTCAGGGTCCTCCAGAGGCAGGAGGTCAGCTCCGTCTCCGTTggccagggagggggcagggacacGAGCGCTCCCCAGCCTAGAGAGCTCTGCTAGGGCCAGGGAGGGGCTCAGCACACCACTCAGCTCTAAGTCATTGTCTGGGGCCCTGGGCTCTGTGGTCGCGGGCGGACAGGCGGTCAGACTGGAAGCTAGCATGTcgtaggaggaggagatgggtgtGGGGTTGGGCACCGCTTGGGCATGGATGGGGACTTTAGGGACAAGTGTGGGTGTAGCtacaggggtgggggtgaggatgTCTGAAGTATCAGCGGCAGGTGTCATACTATCAAGGAACCCGGGGGAAATGATGTAAGCGTCCAGGAAGGTTGGGGTGTTACTGGTGGTGGCAGTGAGGGTAGTGAGAGCTGGGGTCAGGATATCTCCGATAGTAGGTGGTCCAGCGCTGGTGTCCTGGACACCAGGGGCTGGTGGATCAGTGTTAGGAGGGGTAGAGGTGAGCAAGCTGGTGGACAGGGCTGTAGGCGGAGCTGGGGTAGGTTTGGTGGAGTTGGGGGTAACAAGTGCTTCAGGGGCAGGAGATGTATTCacaggggccaggggagagggttTGTTGGTGTtcagggtgggagaggaggagggggcgtcAGTGGTGAGGGCAGACGGAGGAGGGCTGGCCTTGGGAGTGGGAGGCATGGCCAGTAGTTTGGGAGAGTTGCGGCGCTTGGGGGGGATTGGTATGGGGGACCTTGGAGGTTTGGGGCTGTCAGAGGCAGTCACAGCAGGGGCAGCTCTGACCTCAGGCTGGGGGGCTCCGTCTCCTAGCAACGGGGATGCTTTAGCTGGGACGTCAGAGGAGATCTCCCGAGTGGGGGCCGGGGGCGTGGCCgtggcagaggcaggggcagaacGAATGGGGCCTGGGGAAGGGGAtgtgggtggggctggggcagaggaaaAGCTGTGGGTTGGGGCTGGTGTAGAGGCTGTGGGTGGGGCTGGTGTAGAGGCTGTGGGTTGGGGTGGGACTGGGGCAGAGGAACGGCTGTGGGCTGGGGCAGGTTTAGGGGCTGAGGGTTTGGGTGGGTCAGCATGGGTGAAGGCCGGGGCAGAGgccggggcaggagaggggtcgCTAGCCGGGGCTGAGAAGCTGCAGGTGAGGGTGGTGGTCTCGCTAGAGGGGCTGTCCAGGGCGGGGTCAAAGGTGTCGGCGGTGGGCGTGTCAGAGTTGGTGGCTACAGAGGAGAGCGTGTCCAGGGCCAGGGCCGCGGCGTGAGCGGCCAGCCTgagagagcaaggggagagagcagagacacacacactagacacccGGGTGACTGACACACAGCAGGGCTGACTGACAGAGCAGGGCTGCCCAGGGCAGGCACGCCCAGTTAGGCTGGGGAGGCATGCgttgcagacagacagcagccaAAACACAGAGAGCAGCCCGAAACATCGACTAGCACagacgaaaacacacacaggataaccATGCAGTGAGTGAACACACAGCGGAACTACATCCCATGCATCCACTACCATAGACTTCACAGAGGACTTACAGTCCTGTAGGCAAAGATGACCGCCTAGAAACAACTAGAGCACCAAGCATCACCGCCTGAAAGGGTTGAACAGTACCAGTGACTGTTAGCTAATCCAGCACCAGGTTGACTAGCACTATTTTGAGGATGTATCTCAGTGATACTACCATAAATGACCTATGCAGCAGGACATAAGCCCTGCTCGTGTCTTTGACTGGTATTGATtcaaccttcacacacacaataaatcaTCTCCAAAAGCTGCGAAAGAAAAAATGGTTTAACAACAACATTCCCTCGCCCTCCCCTGAAAAAGAAGCGAAAAAGAGTAGCTTTACAACAGAAAGCTTCACATGAGCTCAGGACAGAGGACCCCACTTCAGAATCACTTATTTCACCGTCACAAACAGTAACGTTACATAAACGACTCGACATCCCACGCTGACGAGCTGTGCTTTAGATGTCAGAATCAAGAATTTGGCTACAACACAACGACAAAAAACGTCTGAACCGGATTGGTTGGGATGTGGTCTCGTGATTCTTCAAAGAGAAGTGTCCTGTACCAGCTCAGACATGTACCGTGTACGGTCAGTACCAGCCTATACACACTCTGGCTCTGTAAGAGGCGTGGTCTCGTTGGGTTCCGTGGGCCCGCCCGCGTTGTGATTGGCCGTGCATTCGTCTTCCGTCCTCACCTCCACGATGGGCTCTTTGGACTCGTCTTTCCTGTGGAGGAAAAGCATTCTGGGATCAGCCTTCCGGTACGCATCTATGACACCAGTTACAGGACAGTAGCTGCTTTACGGTGCCGTACAAAAACACCTCGTTTTATTGGTAGAGTTCGGGGTCGGGGAGGTCGTTCGAAATTGCCTTTCCTTGAAAGGTTTTACACAATTTTTAACTTAACCACGTCGTCGTTTGGAATGAGAGTGTGgatgaacggggggggggggcctcacaTGAAGGCTGCCTTGCCACCTTCCAGGCTGCTGTCCTTGGCCGTGGAGCCCGGCTTGCCGCACAGACACATGATCAGGCCACACTTGTTGATGAAGAAGCAGCTGACGTCCacggccagcagcagcagcagcacggcCACGAGGAGGACGCCGGCGATGATGCCCGTCGACAGCGCCGACTCGTCCCCCAGgtctgctggagaggagggaacaGGCGGTGAATCAGCCGCGCCGGGGGTACACCTCCGCTGACCTCTTACATGGTCACAAGAACTCTATACCGTTGGCCAAAAATGATTTCATGGAATGAACAACTCACCTGGCATGCACAATGACCCTGTCCGCGTCTACCCAGCAGTAGATACACGTGCTGAGCAGAACAGCGCGCCAATCAATAACTCACCGCTaacaaacagtgtgtgtgctaaATGCACTCAAATAAACATATTGATCTTTTCTGCCATTTCAGATGTTTTGAAACAGGCATTGCCAGGCCTGACCTTTACAAAAAGACAGATCAATTTACAGATAAATGTATTAAACCAACTTTATTAATATTAGACACCCACGCCGCCACCACTCCAAACAGCaataataaaataacaataaaaccTGAGGGAAGGTTTTTGTGTTGGACCATATTAACGCTTTTGTAAACAGCACtttaaatcccccccccctccccctctcgccccctctccGCCAGTGTGTATACAACTGGGTCATTTCTGATGTTTGAGTGGCCTTttatctcagagagagagagagacagagagagagagacatagagagagacatagagcgagacagagagagagacagagagagagacagagagagacagagagagagacagagagagacagagagagacagagagagagagacagagagagagacagagagagacgtagagagagagacacagagacagagagagaccgagagagagacacagagagtcagagagacaaagagacagagagagagtagagtcTGTGTAGAGACCTGCAGGACACACGCTTCATCTACCCCCAGGACTGCTCCGGCCTCCTTGCTCCTGCTGGGGAGATCAGTGCCACAAGGCCAGGGAGCGCCACACTCAGCACGCATCACATACATCAGCACGCATCACATACATCAGCACGCATCACATACATCAGCTGCTATGTGTCAAACACGTCAGCTGGCACAAGGAGATGGAATTCCACGCGACCAATACTCCTTTATTAAAACACACGCACTGACACGCATATCAACATCACAATGATTTGGGTACAGTCTAATCCTGGGGCGTTAATGTTCAATATTACATATTTGTTTTCTGGTTAGAAGCCTTATATGGTTGCTCGTTTAATAATTCATGTTAAAAAAATCTTTACATATGGTACATTTCCCTTTAGTGAGTGAAAAAACAAAATGATGTAACATCCTTTACAGCAAGGAAACGCACCAACTGTCACTCACCTGTCCCAAGTCAAGTGTTGCTCTACCACAAATACCTCATACCCGGGTCACTACACTAGCGTTCATTACTGTAAACCCCAGCACTGTTCGGTAGTCTAGTGCTGATGCTAGCGGTGCTGCGCcgcgtcgcccccccccccccccttctgcagCACACAGAGGAAGCTTTTATGTTCAGTAGGTCAGTGATGTTCCCGAGCTACCCTCCCCATGCCCTGACCCAGCCAGGACGACGTGGTGACAGAAGGCgtccggagagagagacagacagacagccgggTCGGAGCAATgcgacctctgtgtgtgtgtgtgtgtgtgtgtgaactatgAGAGCAGGAGCGTGGTCAGTAAGGACGTGATGAGAGCGCTCAGGGTGGAGGTCACCGCGGAGCAGCCCTGGGACGCTGACACGCACATTGGCGCAAGAGGAAAGGTGTTTTGAAAAGTGATGGGGACAAAGGTCATGTGGTCCACCCGTGTCCAAGCCCCGCCAAGACAacaggaacgagagagagaagaagaggaaaggggagggagagagagaaaaagagagagagagagagagagagagagagagaggaaaggggagagagagagagagagagagagagagagagagagagagagagagagagagagaggaaagggggagagagagagagagagagagagagagagagagagagagagagagagagagagagaaagatagatagagagagagggaaaggggagagagagagagagagagagagagagagaggaggggagggaaagagagaaaa belongs to Hypomesus transpacificus isolate Combined female chromosome 15, fHypTra1, whole genome shotgun sequence and includes:
- the zbtb16b gene encoding zinc finger and BTB domain-containing protein 16-A, whose amino-acid sequence is MGMLQLHNPTHPSTLLQRANEMRLTGTLCDVIITVDGQEFPAHRSILACTSKMFEILFHRSSLRYALDFLSPKTFQQILEYAYTASLQATVEDLDDLLYAAEILEIEYLEEQCLKVLETIQSEENQEPGGRNQIPGEGDHSRARHWRNMLNSKKHSKQEKDCSPSGPYLTLYHMAEPASPGSDPPGTGSTRQDAEASREGSELSQQKSFDLGRSPSSTLTKSIKTEDMQVDEANSYGSRSSRDGEGGFESDQPREQSPGTPLRGSVITSARELHSGQEEGVPSAGSALESLPGLAEKHLASLYSMAPNHIGEGMVPVPVSMSPSLAMSLDMRAYGGLLPQGLLHRELLSRLGQFAAGMRREGQAEAQPCGDCGLQLHSREAMEQHRLLHSGESGHACEYCGKCFMDSVRLRMHMLSHTAGAEALVCDQCGATFSAEDALEAHRQTHTGTDMAVFCLLCAKRFPAQKALQQHMEVHAGMHSYICSHCDRPFPSHTTLKRHLRSHTGDHPFECEFCGSCFRDDGTLRGHKRIHTGEKPYECNGCGKRFSLKHQLETHYRVHTGEKPFECKLCHQRSRDYSAMIKHLRTHNGASPYQCTVCQDFCPSLAAMQKHIKGHRPEEVPSDWRIEKTYLYVCYV